TGCAATAAATCAATATCTTCACCTTTTGCGTAGCGAGTCATAAAGCGTAGTCCATTTAATGAAACATCACCTACCCGCGCATTTTTAAAGTCATACTCATAACGAATCGAATAGACTTTTTCGTCTTTATTTGAATAGTCCGAACTCATAAAATCAAGCACAACCGGACTTTCAGTTCCCGACAAAAATGGCAGACCAGTTGAACCAAAAGCCTGCATGTAGCCCAAAGAAACCGTATGATTTTGATAGTTCAAACCAAACAGGCCACTAATATGGCGGTTATCGACCTCTCCTATTTTTTTGCTTCCAGTTTCTTCACTATTAAAGAAACGCACATCACTTAAAAAATCAAGCTGATCATTTAAAGGTTGTTTTCCGTTAAAGCCCAAAAATTGTTGCTGGTAAATGTCTTTCAGTTCAGCATGGTAAGCTCGTAGACGATAGTCCTTTAACTGATAGCTTCCACCTAATGTATAAAAAGAATCAGTAGTTGCCGCTTTGTCAAAACGATGGTTAATATTGTCCGTTCCAACATCGGTATAACGAATCGAATCACGTTGACGAACTTCGTCGACATAAAAGCCTTCAAGTTGAAGGTTTGGAATTTCATTTGAAACAAAGTGGATACCGCGGTAAGTCTGAGGGAACAAACGCGCTGGCGATGAAAATATGGTTGGTAATTGTGGAACTAGATCACCCACAAAAAGCTCATTTTTTCTAAATTTGGCCTTCCCAGTAATACCTATTTTTCCATAATAATCGTCACGTGAGTTATCAGTATTAACTAGAAGCAAGCCACTACGTGCATAGTCATCAGCACGGCTCCCCATCAGGTTAAAACCTGCCATTGCCAGTACATCGACACCAAACCCAACTGTTCCTTCGGTATAACCAGACTGGCCTTTAAAAATTAGACCCTGCGCCCAATCTCTGGCTGCTGTATAGGGATATGGATCTTTTTTATAGTCTCGGTCAAAGTAAAAATTACGTAGTGTCAGCTCAGCTTTACTGTCTGCAATAAACTCGGCATGCACAATTTGACTAAATAATGGGCACAAGCATACCCCCACCCACAATGGTGTATTTTTCATTTTTTATCTCAACTATTTAATTTTTAATGGATTAAGGTGCTGTTTTAAGCGAATAGTTTTGCTCTTTTTTACTTCGGTAAAAAGCATTACCCAAACTTAAAATCAGGAAAATAGCTAAAATAAAGACCACACCGTAATAAGCATAAAGCGTTGCGGGCGAGATACCTTTATCTAGAAAAATGCCTGCAATTGTTGGCGATAAAATTGCCCCAATACGACCAAAACCAATCGCGTAGCCCACACCACGACTACGAATTTCGGCATCGTAAATTGTTGGAGAAATAGAATATAAACCTGCCACACAGCCATTAATAAGTGTGCCGAGTAATAACCCCACCATGAGTGCGACACTTACTTGAGCCGAGACTGCAACAAATAGGAAAACACATGCAGACGTTAGCCCTAAAAATAGACTTAAGGCATAGAAAATTTTCATGCGTGACGCCAATAAACCAATAATGGCTGCCCCGAAAATACCACCAATACTAATTAAAATGCCGGTACTTACGCCTTGGTGTGGCGACATCCCCATTGAAATAAGAATTTTTGGTGTCCAGCTCATGACAAAGTAAAAGCCAAACATCACTAAAAAGAATGCAAACCACAAACAAAGTGTTTGAAATCCAAGTTGCCCAGCAAATAATTTACTGAGTTCACTGCCATTTTGCGTACTCATTTTTTCATAACGCGGCATAACTGGTAATTCGTTTAGCCCCATACGATTTACAGTTGCATTAATTCGTTCTAGTGCCTGTTTTGGTCGTTTCGCGAGTAAATAATCTAAAGATTCTGGTAATAACCATGCGCTGATCAGCAGCATTGCAATGGTAGTAACCCCACCTGCTAAAAAGATTGAACGCCAACCTAAATGCTCAATCAATGCCAGTGAGAGTACTCCGCCAAGTGTCGCGCCAATTCCATACCCTGTAGACATTAAGCTTACTGCGAGACTGCGCCAACGAGCATTGGCATATTCACTTGCCAATACATTACTACTCGCAAGAATGCCACCCACCCCAATTCCGGTAATAAACCGAAGTGCTGCTAACATGCTGTGGCTTTGCACCAAAGCACAACCCAACATGCTAAGACCTGCAATCACAAGACAAACTAAGATGAGTAAACGGCGACCGATCTTATCGGCTAAAGGCGCTAGAAAAATGGAGCCAGCAGCCATCCCGAAAAGGCCTGAACTGAGTAACAAGCCAATTTGTGCACCTGAAAGTGACCATTCTGTTGACACGGATGGAGCGGTAAATGCCATTACCATCACGTCAAAGCCATCAATAATATTGAGACAAATACAGATCAAAATGACGAACCATTGGTAGCGGCTCATGTTGTTTTGATTGATCTCACTTAGAACGTCTCTTTCCATTTGTGTATCTCCCTTGGATAAGACATACACACGACATTGCTATATGAGCGATTGGGTGGTTATGCATATCCGTATCCATAATGACCTAGAGGAATATTTGTTTTTCAAAAAACTTACGCGAGCGAAATTGTTTTCTGGAGCGTCCTGCTCTTTTTCTATACTGAATATTTGGATCCAAAAAATCAACAATATTTTTAAAATTTAATTATTAACAATTCAAATCATTGAAAAACATATTTATAATTCATTTTAATTTTAAAAAATTAAAAATATGGATCCATAAAATATTTATCCATTTTTAAATTTGCAACCACAACAGCTATTCAGATTCAGCATAGGATTGACGCATTATGGATCCAAATAAAGTCGATAAAAATTTCGTTCAAAAAATTAAAAAGAAATATAAAAGTCTTCAATATTGTTTAAATATATACAAAACTACTAATCCTAAACATCAATTTTTTTTTAAAAATATACTGCTTATCAATTGACCATTATTTTTATTTATTATAAATTGGATCCAATAAGTGATAAGGAGTCGTCACAATGTTTATTAAAAATGCTTGGTATGTTGCCTGCCGCCCAGAAGAAATCCAAGACAAGCCATTAGGTCGCACTATCTGTGGTGAAAAAATTGTTTTTTACCGCGGTAAAGAAAACCAAGTTGCAGCCGTTGAAGATTTTTGTCCCCATCGTGGTGCCCCGCTTTCACTTGGCTATGTAGAAGATGGCAACCTCGTGTGTGGATATCATGGACTAGTGATGGGTTGTGACGGAAAAACAGTTTCAATGCCAGCCCAACGTGTAAATGGTTTCCCTTGCAATAAATCATATGCAGTTGTTGAGAAATTTGGTTTTATTTGGATATGGCCAGGCGAAAAAACTTTAGCAGATGAAGCAAAATTGCCAACTTTAGAATGGGCAGATCACCCTGAATGGAGCTATGGCGGAGGCCTGTTTCATATTCA
This region of Acinetobacter sp. XS-4 genomic DNA includes:
- a CDS encoding OprD family outer membrane porin; amino-acid sequence: MKNTPLWVGVCLCPLFSQIVHAEFIADSKAELTLRNFYFDRDYKKDPYPYTAARDWAQGLIFKGQSGYTEGTVGFGVDVLAMAGFNLMGSRADDYARSGLLLVNTDNSRDDYYGKIGITGKAKFRKNELFVGDLVPQLPTIFSSPARLFPQTYRGIHFVSNEIPNLQLEGFYVDEVRQRDSIRYTDVGTDNINHRFDKAATTDSFYTLGGSYQLKDYRLRAYHAELKDIYQQQFLGFNGKQPLNDQLDFLSDVRFFNSEETGSKKIGEVDNRHISGLFGLNYQNHTVSLGYMQAFGSTGLPFLSGTESPVVLDFMSSDYSNKDEKVYSIRYEYDFKNARVGDVSLNGLRFMTRYAKGEDIDLLQYGDQRFKEESMEFDLGYKIPEGKLKGLGMRARFSHYRNDMPTNMTFHSANETRLNVDYTFKF
- a CDS encoding MFS transporter; protein product: MERDVLSEINQNNMSRYQWFVILICICLNIIDGFDVMVMAFTAPSVSTEWSLSGAQIGLLLSSGLFGMAAGSIFLAPLADKIGRRLLILVCLVIAGLSMLGCALVQSHSMLAALRFITGIGVGGILASSNVLASEYANARWRSLAVSLMSTGYGIGATLGGVLSLALIEHLGWRSIFLAGGVTTIAMLLISAWLLPESLDYLLAKRPKQALERINATVNRMGLNELPVMPRYEKMSTQNGSELSKLFAGQLGFQTLCLWFAFFLVMFGFYFVMSWTPKILISMGMSPHQGVSTGILISIGGIFGAAIIGLLASRMKIFYALSLFLGLTSACVFLFVAVSAQVSVALMVGLLLGTLINGCVAGLYSISPTIYDAEIRSRGVGYAIGFGRIGAILSPTIAGIFLDKGISPATLYAYYGVVFILAIFLILSLGNAFYRSKKEQNYSLKTAP